In Candidatus Manganitrophus morganii, the genomic window GGGCCCGATGGTGCAGGTCGATCAACCCGAGTTTTTTCTTTTTGAAGATCGTCTCTTTGATTCGGTACGCGATCCGCTCAGGCGAATCGTTCGGGCGCTCTTGATTCACCAGACAGCCGTATTCGGTTTCGAGACCCATAATCCGCGAAAGCATCTATTTCAACCACCCCTTCAGCGCCTGTTCGATTTCGTCATGAGAAAGGGTCCGGTATTTCGAGCTCCCCGGCTGGGTCCGGTCAAGAAGGGCCGCTTCGAGGGTGTGCGATTCGAGCGACCGCTTCAACAACGGATCGAGCTCCTTTGGCGTCGGGGGGGCGCCGGCCTCTTTTTCCGCCTCCAGATCGGTCGGAAGCTGAGAGACCGCCCAGGTTCTCAGGGCAATCTGCAGGGCCTCCTTGAGCGACACGGAGTGGGTCTCCCCGGCGGCATTGAGAAAAGCCGCCATCCGCTCGCTCATCGGCGCCGTCGGCGCCAGGACCACCCCGCGCTCCTGCTCTTCGAAGACCCCGTCATAATTCAGATGGAAGAAAAGCGCCTTGCCGGAGAGGATGCCGATCTCCGCCATCACGATCTTTGCAATGTAGGGAGCGTGAAGCACCTCTTCAAAGGCCTGCTTGACCATCGGCGCCAAAATAAATTTCATCAGCCGGCGGACCGTGACATCGACCGGGGAGCGATTGAAGCCTTCCACATGGGCGGCATCGAGGACGACATTTCGCAGCTTCTCCAGATCGGCCGGATGGCCGATTCCGCCGAACGCGATCTGGTCATACACTTCATACAGCTTCGACGTGCCGGCGCCGAGGGTCGCCATCAAGACCCCGTTTTCATAGGGGAGGGCGACGATCGGGCTGCCGGCGGAAAGTTGTTCTTCAAGATAATCGCGCCGATTTCGAACCGCTTCGACCCATCGGTAAGGCTCGTCATAAACCATTTCTCTCTTCCTTTCAGAAGTCAGATGTTATCCGATGCCCAGCCCCGGTTCTCCCGCGGTAGAGCGGCCGACGACGTTTCGTGAATAGAGCGATTCGAGTGTTTTCTGAGGAATTTCTCGGACCCCTTCCATCGTGACCAGTTTAATCACCGGGTAGAGATGGGCTTCTCGGTTGCTCCCGCCGGTGGCGGCGTCGAATTCGGCCGCCGTCTCCAGGAGTCGCATCGTCAGGGTGATCGCCGCCTCCTCGGAGAGCTCGGCCAGCGGGCGCTTCCCCCAGCGATTCTCATACTGAAGGATTCCACGAATGGCCGGGGAACCGGAACCGGAGGTGGTGAATTCAACCGCTTCGAATCCGGCGCCGAGAATGTCGTAGAAAAAGAGCTTCCCTTCTTTCCGCGCCACATCGTAAACAGCATAGATGGGGGCGACGGCGCCGATCCCCTGGATTGCCATCGGGATGTTTTCCTTGAGGAGTTTCGAGAGGGCGCGGACCTTTCCTTCAAGGCTCAGCTCCTGAAGCTGGCTGCGCCGATAATACTTGAAGGTATGCTCCATCACGCGGGCAATTTCGAAGGCGGTCGCGGGGACCCCCGCGATCGCCATCACCGAATGGCGGTCGATCTCGAGGACCTTGTCGGTCCGGTCGTACATCACCGTCGTTCCAGCGGTCGCCCGGCGATCTCCCGCAACCAAGACACCCTCTTTGTATTTCAGTCCAAAGATGGTCGTTCCTTGCGTCAGGGCGATTTTGCTTTCAATCGGCTCTCTCCCTTCCGGAAGGGTTCCCGGTCCTAATTTATAACCGTTGGTTTTGAGAAGAGACCAAAAGTCACCATTATGCATCGATTATTCTCCGGTTCTCTGTCGGTACCGCTCCGCCTGTTTCGGATCGACCTTCCGCATCCGCTTTAAGAGATTTTCCTTGCTGGAGTCGGTGTCGGGACGCTTCGGTCCGGTCTCCTCGCGCGGTTTTTCGAGCGGGTTCACCGGGCGTTCCCGTCGTTCCATGAATTCGGTCATGATCTTTTCTCCTATGAATTAAAAATCTCTTTGAAGTTGGCGGCCGCCCCGATGCGGGCTCGCAGCGCGGCGATCTCGGCCGGATCGAACAGGGTGTTCATCTCCAAGGTTTTATTGAAGAGTCCATTTTGAAAAACCACCCGTTCCCATTGGATTCGCTGGATCTGGTCGTAAAACTTTTCGATGCAAAGCCCTCGGATCGCGGCGCGAGTGTCGGCGGGGGGGGTCGTCATCGCATCTTTGATCTCCGCTTCGGTGGAGAGCCGTTCCATCGCTCCTTCCATCTCCAGACCGATGAAGAGCCCCCGGTCGGGGGAGAGGTTGTGGTATTCGAGATCGAGACCCCGAAGGCGCGGGTCGTCCCATCCGCACCCTTCCGCCTCCATGAAGGTTTCGAGCAGCCATTTCTTGGCGACCCAGTCGAGCCGGTTCGTCAGCATCATCGGGTCGATTTCGAGGTCGTTCAACACCTCTTCCCACTTTGCCAGGACCCATTGGGTGTCCGGATCGGCCTCCTGCCCGAACGCCTTCTGCGCCGCGGCGAGGTAGAGACGCTGGTGGTCGATCGGCGAGATCTCTTTCCCATTCATCCGCTTGATCGGTTTTTTGCAGGTCGTATCAAGCGAAACGGCGTGGATTGCGGCGACCGGCTCCGGGATCGCCGCCGCGGGCGCCGCGCCGATTTCGATGAGACGAAGGGTCAGCCAGGTGGTCCCCACCTTCAGCGCGGTGGCGGTCTCCGACAGATTGGCGTCTCCTAAAATTTGATGAAGGCGCCGATATTGG contains:
- a CDS encoding 20S proteasome subunit A/B; amino-acid sequence: MVYDEPYRWVEAVRNRRDYLEEQLSAGSPIVALPYENGVLMATLGAGTSKLYEVYDQIAFGGIGHPADLEKLRNVVLDAAHVEGFNRSPVDVTVRRLMKFILAPMVKQAFEEVLHAPYIAKIVMAEIGILSGKALFFHLNYDGVFEEQERGVVLAPTAPMSERMAAFLNAAGETHSVSLKEALQIALRTWAVSQLPTDLEAEKEAGAPPTPKELDPLLKRSLESHTLEAALLDRTQPGSSKYRTLSHDEIEQALKGWLK
- a CDS encoding proteasome subunit alpha; protein product: MHNGDFWSLLKTNGYKLGPGTLPEGREPIESKIALTQGTTIFGLKYKEGVLVAGDRRATAGTTVMYDRTDKVLEIDRHSVMAIAGVPATAFEIARVMEHTFKYYRRSQLQELSLEGKVRALSKLLKENIPMAIQGIGAVAPIYAVYDVARKEGKLFFYDILGAGFEAVEFTTSGSGSPAIRGILQYENRWGKRPLAELSEEAAITLTMRLLETAAEFDAATGGSNREAHLYPVIKLVTMEGVREIPQKTLESLYSRNVVGRSTAGEPGLGIG
- a CDS encoding ubiquitin-like protein UBact, producing the protein MTEFMERRERPVNPLEKPREETGPKRPDTDSSKENLLKRMRKVDPKQAERYRQRTGE
- a CDS encoding proteasome accessory factor PafA2 family protein, whose amino-acid sequence is MLKLFGIETEYGITREDLEAVDPVVESMELVRAYLTRPFRPGWDYSGEDPRQDARGFRADKLAQDEEEEAFEKQDRHRPFSFHEMKSDLALTNGARFYNDHTHPEYSTPECRSLRDLVIHDKAGERIVQACADRRNAALGNPAVQLYKNNTDFYGHSYGCHDNYLLPRSIPFDKIIRDLTPFLVTRQIFAGAGKVGIESRDGYRAGVYQLSQRADFVEVEMSVDTMDRRPIINTRDEPHADRNQYRRLHQILGDANLSETATALKVGTTWLTLRLIEIGAAPAAAIPEPVAAIHAVSLDTTCKKPIKRMNGKEISPIDHQRLYLAAAQKAFGQEADPDTQWVLAKWEEVLNDLEIDPMMLTNRLDWVAKKWLLETFMEAEGCGWDDPRLRGLDLEYHNLSPDRGLFIGLEMEGAMERLSTEAEIKDAMTTPPADTRAAIRGLCIEKFYDQIQRIQWERVVFQNGLFNKTLEMNTLFDPAEIAALRARIGAAANFKEIFNS